One Solenopsis invicta isolate M01_SB chromosome 15, UNIL_Sinv_3.0, whole genome shotgun sequence genomic window, TATACAACATGGACATACACTACGATACCAATGCACAATCGGTCAATACCTCGGGAAGCACGACAATCGCGTCTGTTGGCACACTTGGCGAAGGGATGAGtgccgagcgcgcgtacacaaacttcaaatttttctatCCCAACGACTTTTGAGCGCAATTCATTGAGTCGCAATTTATGTGAGCGCAATCGGGACGAGGCACGAATATGGCAGCGGACAAACAGTAGATACAaatgaattgactcaccgttcgccgctggtcgctcgcgtccagctccgtctcgtaGTCTCAGCCGTCGCTTTCAGAAATCCTAGATCCTCACGACGATCTTCCTCCTCTTGATTCATATTTGGTacaaacgcgcgacacttgGTTCGTTTTCGATCGTTTTCGACACCTCCGGTACTCACACCTGTCAAAAACTCAAGAAGACGCAATTGAACGCGCCGCGGCGTTTCGACCGACCGACCATTGCCGTCTGAGCGATACGGAGAATCTGAAATTCTCCTCACGACGATTCATcttgattcatacttggcacaaacgcgcgaTCCTTTGTTTTCGGGACTCTCGAAACATTCCTGGTCCTCACGCGCGTCGAAAACTCGGGATAACAGACAACGGCCGGAGAgagatgcgaaacacgattgaacgcgacacgacggATGTCGGCACGAACGTCGACACTTCACTTTCGGTACTTTacgacactctcgaaacactcgctcgcgtcaaaaactcgtacgggatgacgaggatgcgagttgaaatgcgctgcgACGCACCGTGACCTTCCACCGTACTCCCTAATCAACCGACTGCTGTCATTGCAGGGTATTGCGTAGCGGCGGCGCGACTTGCCTCTCTAGTCACTGCTAGTCACGCCCAGTCACGTCGCTACGCAGTGgtagcagtcggtcggttagggaagAAGGTCGCAGGTCGCTGCGCATTCCAAAGTGTAACCTGTATATATACGTTGGAAtcgggtgctttccagctacgacacaaatcgacactgtgtaacacagtgtctattagtgtaagagagaaaattttagttatctcactcacactaatggacactgtgttacacagtgtcgacttgtgtcgtagctggaaagcccccatcgtagtgtatgtccacgttgtagagatggcgttgTATCAGCTAAATCGTGGGCATGACTACTGTCAGGTGTCAGGTTTTTCTCTGGAGTCTCTGGAGTCTCTGGTTTTACATGGCAACTACGAACACGAACGCGTGTGATTCGCGATAAATGGCTGGCTCGCTAGGCACGGTCGACTGGGAAGGTAAGAGAGCGTTTGTCGCGAGACTCGTTGGTATCATTAGACGTTAAAGAAAAAGAGGATTCGCCATCTTCGTTTATATTGTCGGAGAAGTGTCTCGAAGATCGTTCGACACGTCACCTTagataataacattatattgGCGCTGTTGTTTGTGCTTCCACACGTTTCATTATTTGTGATTCACTCGCGCTGTTACatcataaaaatgaatatgCTTTTTGCTAATATTTTTGACGCTTGTTAGAGATTGCAGTTAAGTCACACGAGTTGCTGTTGCAGATCTCAGAAAGCAGGCAAGACATCTAGAAAATGAGATCGACGCGAAACTAGTAGCGTTCAGCAAGTTGGGTATAAACACAGGCACGAGGCATGTTAGCACAGAAGAGGTTCCTCTCCTCGATGAGGAGCAGGTGTTTGAAAACATGGCGTCGGAAATTGAAACACTGCTCTCCAAGGtagatcttttttcttttctccttttatATGTCCACGAGCAAACGAATGTACTGATCGGATATGCTTTAACGCAGTTGTTCTCCATAAACGAGAGAATGAGTGAGTTGCAGCCAAACGGAGCAGCTATGCTGCACACAATGCAGCGCCACAAGGAGATACTGAAAGACTACAAACTGGAATTCAATAAGATTAGAAATAACTTTACAGCCAGGAAAGATCGTGAGGATCTGCTTGGCAGTGTTCGTAAGGAAATAGagtatgtataattttgtttgctACTGCTCtcaatattatgttatatattaaattttatatcaaaaattgaataaaatgttagGAAATAATTCAAATACGGCAACATATTTGCCTGTATTTGGATCGTTTCCTATCAATTAATTTGTACTTGCACAAATTGGACAAATTATTCAACAAGATCAGAAACTAATCTTTCATCTGTTTTACACAGTAATTACAAAAGTGCAAGTGGATTGAATCGACGCGAAATGTATCTCAAGGAAAACCAACACATTCACAAGTAAGTTTGATTAAGTTTTCTTATACTTGTATCAGACCATAGATCATTTTGGAATTTGATTTATCAAAATgaagcaaaaatttattaacttgatttttcttctgattagttaaataattatctCAATTTTTAATCCAATAGTATTGTgaaaaacaagattaaaatatatatttgattaatatcattttcaatataaatacatGCAGATCAAATGTTTGGAAATGGTCACAATTTTCtatcttgtaaaaaattaaatattttggtaaaaataattttattatagagaAGTTTAcaaacacaaattttaaaaaacaaaaataagagttttataaatttgtcttttaattttatttctaaagtacataaaataaaattggtatttttttatttactttgaagcATTGTAATTTGATGAACCATCATTAGACAGTAATTTAAAGTGAGCTTCCtaagttttaaaatgtttttaaagaaaagcaagtattataattttttgcaatattaaatattttgtaaaaacttttttattataaaacaaaattaaagttcattaaaaaaagaaaaaaggaaaaaaatataatgtaaattccATTAATCCAATTAaatcctttttcttttaatttgtgacaactttatcaataatttttatcattttatgtttttattaatgttcCCCAACTTTTGACCTGCAATGTATATCTAATAACTTAGATATGtagaatatattgaaaattctttAGATATTTGCATTTTGCTGTATATTATACATGGTTTTAGTTCCGATCGATTGATCAATGATCAAATAAGCATAGCGATGGAGACACGGGATCACCTGATGACTCAGAGACAAGCGTTCAAACGTATACGAACCCGATTCAATGATATCTCTAATCGATTTCCGGCGGTGAACAGTTTATTGCAGAGGATAAATCTGCGTAAGAGAAGAGACTCCGTTATACTCGGTCTCGTCATCGGTGTCTGTACGTTTTTAATGCTTCTATATGCTTTTCATTAGATAACACTGAGATACTTCCCGTCGCGTCTCCAGATAGCGATTACTTCATcatgaatttttgcaatacgTTTCTCACAGTAAAGATATACGTACGTTTAAGAGGTACTACAGAGATCTAAACACAGGAATTTTAGTATAATAGGGTATGCAAGAGATTTTGTATGTGTGCGTCGCATGAATGATCGAACAAGTGTACTACTTGCGTAGTACAAATATGTATGAAAACAAATTTGTCTGTATAGTTTTTTTATACTGAAGTATAGGATGTGGGATACATGATGTAAACGGTACTTTCATCCACGTTCGACATGTTAActtaataaatgttgaaaaatggtgCAATTTTTGTTCATAATTATACTAATTATGTGTGAATTCAGTCGATTACCCGAATCATTCTTGAAATGGAATATAAGAATTATGTCATGATTTATTTATGTCTCTATTTTTGTGATggtttataatatttctatacctttatataaaaaataagttttggTGGACAATTTTCAGGGATTTGCACACACATTTTGCagtaaaatcattatatttcGTTTCTGTTTAAACCAATAGTTTTGCATTTTGCGTTACATAACACATTTTGATGATaacaataaaaaggaaaaaatatagaAAGGCTGATATAgtggttttttttataatagtaaaggGAGTAAGTAAAAGGGAGATCAATATTATGATCAATCATCGATTAAAATAAAACGCAGAATGGAGGATTTTTTAAAACAGAACTGTTGGACGCGAAGAAATGGTGAGTATCGTCATCGTTTCGGGTAAGAATTGGTTTTACATACACAGAGACATTTATACATTGTGCATATATACACGCAGCACATTCGTTCACTCGTGAGTCATCCACGAAAACACAGCAcgtaacaaaaaacaaaaaggaaTAATCGTTTCACTAGAAAGCACAACACCCTGTTTCCACGTGTACTAGATACCACATTTATATAAGTCACATGTCTGGAAGATAGGAACTCAAGcgagatatatataaaaaaaaaatacaaaaacgcGTATACCCCGTACATTCTAAAAAGTTTCGCCTCTTCTACAGCctcgatatattatatttacatttcatcTAGCTTCATCAGagctttttataaattacgactttatttaagtattaattattaaaatcctGCTTTCAATTGCAGATCATGATTACCGAGTTCTGAATATAAACGCGGTTGATACCTTCAAATCGCACATCTACTCCTGCTTTCCGTATTTCACTAAAGTAACGTAGTAATTAATATATCACGCTTTACGAATAATCGTTATCAGCTAAAGgaattaaatctataataagTCTCGCTCTAACGTTAAATATCGCACTTCCCTCCGTTCTTTCTCCGATCGTTGCGAAAAAAGGTACAGATAATTACTCATTATGCGAGTATCTTACAATTGGATGTTGCTCTCTTCTGTCgatcttttttataaatgtaatatgtaGTCGTTATCCGTAGAGAACCACGCGGTTGTTTCAATTGTATATTACCGCAGAACGATCCTTTGTGATGAAGATAACTGTGGAAACAGGTGGATGACggaatctctttctctcgttcccTCATCATACACAGATGCATCACGCGCGCGCTCTTAAGAATTAAATCACTAAAATGAGAATTCTAATCACGGCTTGATTCTATTCAATTGTTCCGACAGTACTCTATGCTCTAAATCTGCATCTTTGAAGTTCCATTATACCATTAGAGATGGATCGCGAGGTCCATATCACTCACTCTTCGAATCTCGTTCAGATGTACAAACGGACAAACAATCCATATCTAATATACTTGCAGGCCGCACTGGTTGCTAATTTATGCAtctgaatataaatatatcggCTGTATCAGCTGtatgtactattttttaatctaattcttttttccttttttaaatatgttttaaggCTAATTAGTTATAGATGGAGATCATAGAGAAACGAGGCATAGGACAATATTTTGGAACATATCTCATTGAGGTATATAGGAAGATATCGGACATATTCCtacattttgtttcaatttcgTAAAACCGCACGAGAAAATacgaacaaaaaaaagaaaaatagatagTTTGCTTATCAgggagaaaaaaagttttacgtaaaattataatttaaaaatatcacaaataCTTTCTTACTTTGCTTATTTTCGTATTTGAATATCTTTTATGAAGAGATTAATCGATATTTAGGATATATCGTACAAAGAATAGGAATAGTTGCCTGTAGAGAATGTAACTTATACATTCAGtgatatatagaataaaataaaaaattattttttaacagattcgTATTCTGttgtaataataaaaggaaaaaaaggaagcaGTAGAACGTATAACTTGGCACTTGCACAATACATTGCATATCTTAAGTTCTAAGGTATAATTGGAAAAGCACATTTGCGATACCCATGTAATTACCTCGTCTCTCCAGATCtagataatattaatgatagtTTTGTAACGGTAGAGCACTAGTACTAATATAGCAGTAGCAGTAATTTATAGTAATAATGAGAGCTACAATAGTAATGGTAGCAGcaatgtacgtgtgtgtgtgtgtgtgtgtgtgtatgtgtgtgtgtgtgttgtgtgtgtgtaacgCCTCTTTAATTCGATCGATTTAACGATCAAACAAAAATCAAAACTGTCGCGTATATTTTCCAAAGAGAACCGATTGCTCCAATCGTTTTGCTAATCGTCTCGATTAATCCGTCCCTTCAAATTAtcacgtttaattaaatttactggCACTTTTACGATGATAACAGTCGATGCTCTTCGGTTGTTGGCGCTATGGGCTAGCCTAAAACtgaatgcatttttaaattgtatggACTATCGATCAATTATACTTCACATTTCCTACAAAGAAAATACGTGCTCTATTATTTCTCTACGCTTAATTACGCTCGCGGCACAGTCGAGACGAATAGAGTCTGTATTCATCTTATTACGTACCACACGCTATGTCCGTTTGTTAGAATCTCATGGGTGAAAATATGATTAACAGCgacaacataaaaaataaacttccTCTCAAAATCAGCTTATAATCAGCATGGCAGAGACGTTATACATATGAGAGatgataaaaagaattatatttagaaatccAGTTAATATGCGGCGGGTGAAGACTGCGATTTCTCGCAAATGATTGCATAAACATGGTAAAGAAAATAAGCAGCAAATTGTGATCTTAGCCTTGTTGATGGTTAAGCGGAAGCGTTTACTCGTGTTCGTCAATGCTGATTAGTAGATTCAATTCGGAATCTACTTAGGTGGCGCATCTCAATGGTtctagataaataatatatgtggACACGCGCGATCACACGGCTTCGTAATTCACTCCTCTCGCGTTTGGACGAAAAGTTTAGGAAAAAAGGGATCTTCCTATTCGCATTCTACGTCATGTCGAGAGTCTTGCTTGGTCCTATTTATGTCTACAatgataaagtaattttattaattcgcaGAGATTACCGAGAGGAGGATAATCTTACCCTTAACACGAGACTCTACGCTCAAAACGTCTGTTCTTCTGTCTTTTCTGCGTCGGAGGAGAGTGCTTGACGTAATGGCTCCATGCAAGATTTTGGGATAAGCGTCCCAACGATCTTCAACCCTTCATCTGTCAcgaacaaaaataacaaaattgttaaatattttcagatcaAAACGTTGGATAGTCATCATAATTCTCAAGCTCGACTTACCCGTACGCAGTCGTACTACTTGCATCTTAGAGTTATGTCCAGATCGCGCAGCGAGTACGCTTTCGACGCGGCTCCAAACGCTCAGAACTGAACCGGCTAATACATTATAGGAACGTCTTCTTAGCCCAACCTCGCAGTCTATACCGACAGTGGCGTTTTTACAATTACCGCTCCAGTACGCGTGCGAACACGTGGTCACGGAGGCCTCATACTGTTGTGTCCAATGCGGCTCCGCCTCTTCTGCGCTCACCTTCTTATACTTCTTTTCTAATTCACCTAGAGTCTCTTGTCGTAACTGCAGACCTGTGTTGGGCCTGATAGTATGCAATCATTAGCTTCCAGCATCAAGATATATAAGGTATGTTTTTGACAAACCGTGGATACATAATGGGATTTTTCAAATTACTGTACCTGTACACCATGTACTGATCCTTCTTGCTGTCGGATTTTTTCTTGCCGCTGTCCACCATGATCGCGAGAATAGCCGTCTGTTTGCCATTGCGGATCTGATGGCTCAGATAAAAACCTTCCTTGGACCCGGTAAACTCCGAGGCCTTCTCCGTGACCTCGGACCAGCTCATACCGCGCTCGACGTGAACAATATGCAGTTCAGTTGGCGCCTTGCCAGTTGCGTGTTTTCGCAGAAACCGGTAAAGTCGCACTCTGCGAACGTTCTCGCCCGATGTACCAAGATCAAGAATACCCATGTCGAAACGACCGGTCTTCTTGGCCTGCGTCACAATGGCGTTGAGTGTATCGGTGAAGTATTTGAACAGACGATTTTGAAGATCGACTGGCATCCCGAGAATGCGATTCAGGAACTTCGACATATTGTTGTAGTCCTTGTCGAGCGTGAGTACACCGGGCGTACTTTCGCTATTACAAATCAAACCTACGCCTACCAGCGCATCCGCCACATCCTTGAAAAAATCACCGTGATAATCCTGAGGCGGTGGTACTAATGGCGGCTCGTATCTGAAATGATCAAGTCGAGTTAAAAATGGCTACATTCCAAtacattgaataatttttcaatatacttTAAACTGACACGAACCCCATTATAGTTTTCATTGTCGCTTCTAGAGCCGCGCGACCGTATTTGTTGTCAATATTGAACTGCGACAGATCACGAGTCTCCGTTGCGCGACGATCGCCGTGCGTTAACGCACCCAGACTTTCTAGCCGCTTTGCGACGATCGAGGCAAATCGCCTTTCTCCAGCCAGGTCCGATATAAGAAATAGGTACTCTGGCGCGTTGACTTGATTTGATCGATGTGTTCGTCCAAATTGTTGTATCGCTCTATCCGCGCTCCACGGCAATTCGAGCGTGATATGCACACGTCGCATTTGATTTCTAGCTCGCCTGTCGCTCTGTAACGATATACCGCTACTGGCCGCTTCGGAAATTATTGCCACAGTCTTCTCTCCATCCATAAACCTGATAAAGATATTAATTCAATTGAGTATTATAGAAAATTGTATGTTATCCCAATAAAtctgcaaattattaaaaattgatgcgTAAAatcataacaatttttatttaacacgtACCTCTGCTTTTCTGTTAAGTTGAGAGTTTCTAAAGGAACGTCCACCTCTGACCTAGATTCGTATTCTATTCCACCATCTTCTCTTTGCACAACGCGACCCTTTCTACCCGTCATTTCCGCGACATTTTCTGGTCCGCCGAGTTCGTCTATCAATTGGTCTAGCGTATTTGGCGGTAATCGCTCGCCAAGAGCTTCTATTTGCGATAGTAATTCCTCCTTCATGCTGCAAGCTCTTTCAATAGCATCTCTAGGTGGTGCTTGATTATGAGGCATACTTCCACCCATGGCGCTCATAGGTCCGCCGCTCA contains:
- the LOC105195446 gene encoding Golgi SNAP receptor complex member 1 isoform X1 encodes the protein MAGSLGTVDWEDLRKQARHLENEIDAKLVAFSKLGINTGTRHVSTEEVPLLDEEQVFENMASEIETLLSKLFSINERMSELQPNGAAMLHTMQRHKEILKDYKLEFNKIRNNFTARKDREDLLGSVRKEIDNYKSASGLNRREMYLKENQHIHNSDRLINDQISIAMETRDHLMTQRQAFKRIRTRFNDISNRFPAVNSLLQRINLHNTEILPVASPDSDYFIMNFCNTFLTVKIYVRLRGTTEI
- the LOC105195446 gene encoding Golgi SNAP receptor complex member 1 isoform X2, with amino-acid sequence MAGSLGTVDWEDLRKQARHLENEIDAKLVAFSKLGINTGTRHVSTEEVPLLDEEQVFENMASEIETLLSKLFSINERMSELQPNGAAMLHTMQRHKEILKDYKLEFNKIRNNFTARKDREDLLGSVRKEIDNYKSASGLNRREMYLKENQHIHNSDRLINDQISIAMETRDHLMTQRQAFKRIRTRFNDISNRFPAVNSLLQRINLRKRRDSVILGLVIGVCTFLMLLYAFH